From the genome of Helicoverpa zea isolate HzStark_Cry1AcR chromosome 1, ilHelZeax1.1, whole genome shotgun sequence, one region includes:
- the LOC124629539 gene encoding uncharacterized protein LOC124629539 — MGLLWLLLAACALMCASADRGGSSLRGALEALQRRQRGRMHGPILPQPDYDALYEFVPPQGYPEPDYAVDVEDIEEEPTPKYIVKLLDDNERPPETYEYKLIKKKNTANSAAKKESAFRERSHHSDNDRLRELFMDKNEGEEKKEQEDGPDNDAEYALLLGQLWSKYKYNKEHANNIESAPQGVVKLYNEKIVKKRYPDNWGPIAFKRKRSSDSDSDRPILFDYDGRKPNPEPVDPNYNAYDVSDDDKDDLREEYAIAFQPLDDDSFADLADDDQYTYDAVEKRFPVTKRSSGSYSLNTQKKRFAQNQNKRDTVKSFRSSAGTDPKLIKDLSKIFGDSEIEIIKNPVKRNTDHEEHEHEVKPPMLTPVHNLTHEHNSSAVHDDDSHEHHGHNIHHPGVSGKEVEHVTEHGHDHSHAHEHEHEHTHDHNHKQDHDHSDKDKPITVRKKSIDWSDYFGIDKRNNKPVSFVNGLTQDRLRKQYFDTFNKEVIYPLNSFRKHSYVKRNYVETKPNEETEIQIDRAHLAVQNEEKRSKASDNDSKLDNIDKKLKNMEGLIVDEALHYSNVEELDSKEEQEMKEKLLSRLAAAYSLEKMRKALKEFKQSLQIQKAKSSAAPSPIPTDESKSKRVAVKKEKVEIMSNDIPGFEKGDERNSDFEDEQGAGHYLNGKIEEQFSEGYMGGSGRHRIPVMATVGASGACPVLAKIVQRCRGVDMLAGDRGQLFLPLCSLHQICYLCGEAPPTTCDLVFLSEADTTCEGDMGCQRAARSALMALRELHDNLADELDGECEASPCLPATLKLNLGWQRAFHSGTSEANCERLCENNPVSKMGDASADNENKGVDNPAATDDDGSPARRPDVVISVQPTTGGDRAPLPVSTVDWRSNSRGQFIPVHGLDFLIGVTNLLIQQTVELTDLTSKIESENRYIVRVPNGEALYIASETSTSTQRCLCGSGRAFTMHLHDNTRQEAMVLKRRLAAASCCFPCRLQEIKVITPPGDYVGRVQQQCTWMVPFYLVRDVNEQVLFVVEGPAVLQRSALLLSEFKIMTGDSLREVGRIAHGWDRDLNSFTTTLQIPTTAVQPKHKALLLAAAFLLEYAYFERSKTSCLRCNCF; from the exons ATGGGCCTATTATGGCTACTGTTAGCGGCGTGCGCGCTGATGTGCGCGAGCGCCGACCGCGGCGGATCTTCGCTGCGGGGAGCGCTTGAAGCCCTGCAGCGTCGGCAACGAGGACGAATGCACGGACCCATCCTACCACAACCTGATTATGATGCATTGTACGAGTTTGTACCTCCACAAGGCTACCCTG AACCCGATTACGCTGTGGATGTTGAAGACATTGAAGAAGAGCCAACTCCGAAATACATTGTGAAATTATTGGATGATAATGAAAGACCACCTGAAACCTATGAATACAAACTTATAAAGAAGAAGAATACCGCTAACTCAGCCGCTAAGAAAGAATCAGCGTTCCGTGAAAGGAGTCACCACTCAGATAATGATAGGCTGCGTGAACTGTTCATGGATAAAAATGAAGGAGAAGAGAAGAAGGAACAAGAAGATGGGCCTGACAACGATGCTGAGTACGCGCTACTATTAGGACAACTTTGGTCGAAGTATAAATACAACAAAGAACACGCTAACAACATTGAGAGTGCTCCTCAAGGCGTAGTTAAACTTTATAACGAAAAGATCGTTAAGAAACGATACCCAGATAATTGGGGTCCTATTGCATTTAAAAGGAAACGAAGTTCTGACTCCGATTCTGATCGACCAATTCTGTTTGATTACGATGGCAGGAAGCCTAACCCAGAACCAGTGGATCCCAACTACAACGCTTATGATGTTTCTGATGACGATAAAGATGACCTTCGTGAAGAATATGCGATCGCATTCCAGCCACTGGATGATGATAGTTTCGCTGATTTAGCTGATGACGACCAATATACTTACGATGCAGTTGAAAAACGTTTTCCTGTAACGAAGCGTAGCAGTGGTTCGTATAGCTTAAATACCCAAAAGAAAAGGTTTGcccaaaatcaaaacaaacgtGACACGGTAAAGTCGTTCCGAAGCAGTGCAGGTACTGATCCGAAGCTGATTAAGGACCTCTCTAAAATATTTGGCGATTctgaaattgaaattataaaaaatccgGTAAAACGTAACACTGACCACGAAGAACATGAGCATGAAGTTAAGCCACCTATGTTAACACCAGTTCACAATTTAACTCACGAACACAACAGTTCAGCTGTTCATGATGACGACAGCCACGAACATCATGGTCATAACATTCACCATCCCGGTGTTTCAGGAAAAGAAGTGGAACATGTAACTGAACACGGACACGATCATAGTCATGCACATGAGCATGAACATGAACATACACACGACCACAACCATAAGCAGGATCACGACCACAGTGACAAAGATAAACCAATCACTGTCAGGAAGAAGTCGATAGATTGGTCTGACTACTTCGGAATTGACAAACGCAATAACAAGCCAGTGTCATTCGTAAATGGATTAACTCAGGATAGACTACGAAAACAATACTTTGACACTTTCAACAAGGAAGTCATTTACCCATTGAATTCATTTCGCAAACACAGCTATGTGAAAAGGAATTACGTTGAAACCAAACCTAACGAAGAAACTGAAATTCAAATAGATAGAGCTCACCTTGCCGTTCAGAATGAAGAAAAGAGGAGCAAAGCTAGCGACAATGACTCTAAACTTgacaatatcgataaaaaactaaaaaacatggaAGGACTGATTGTAGACGAAGCTTTGCATTACTCTAATGTAGAAGAGTTAGATTCAAAAGAGGAACaagaaatgaaagaaaaactCCTGTCACGCTTAGCAGCGGCTTACAGCTTGGAGAAAATGAGGAAGGCATTGAAAGAGTTCAAACAAAGTTTGCAAATCCAAAAGGCGAAGTCTAGTGCGGCACCATCCCCGATTCCCACCGATGAGTCTAAATCTAAACGTGTAGCTGTAAAGAAAGAGAAAGTAGAAATAATGAGCAACGATATTCCTGGATTTGAAAAGGGTGACGAAAGAAACAGTGATTTTGAAGATGAACAAGGTGCTGGCCACTACTTGAACGGAAAGATCGAGGAACAATTTTCTGAAGGATACATGGGTGGCAGCGGTAGACACCGAATTCCCGTAATGGCAACAG TAGGTGCATCTGGTGCGTGCCCGGTCCTTGCGAAGATAGTGCAGCGGTGCCGAGGCGTAGACATGCTGGCTGGCGACCGGGGACAGTTGTTCCTACCGCTTTGTAGCTTGCATCAAATCTGCTATCTTTGC GGAGAGGCCCCACCAACAACCTGCGACCTGGTATTCCTTTCTGAAGCCGATACGACATGCGAAGGAGACATGGGATGTCAACGAGCTGCTCGCTCCGCACTGATGGCTCTGCGGGAACTGCACGACAACCTAGCCGATGAACTGGACGGAGAATGTGAGGCCAGCCCTTGCCTGCCTGCCACCCTCAAGCTCAACCTGGGCTGGCAGCGAGCCTTCCA TTCTGGTACAAGTGAGGCAAATTGTGAAAGATTGTGCGAAAACAATCCTGTTTCCAAAATGGGAGACGCTAGTGCAGATAATGAAAATAAAGGAGTTGATAATCCAGCGGCAACAGACG ACGATGGATCACCGGCGAGAAGACCAGATGTAGTTATTAGTGTTCAGCCCACAACTG gAGGTGACCGCGCACCACTACCGGTGTCAACTGTAGACTGGCGATCTAACAGTCGGGGACAGTTCATACCAGTACATGGACTGGACTTCCTCATAGGCGTCACCAACCTTCTGATACAGCAAACTGTGGAACTCACTGATC TGACATCCAAAATCGAGTCAGAGAATCGATATATAGTGCGAGTTCCAAATGGCGAAGCGTTGTACATTGCCAGTGAGACATCGACTTCCACCCAGCGATGCCTGTGTGGGTCAGGGAGGGCATTCACCATGCATCTGCATGATAACACCAGGCAAGAAGCAATGGTGCTGAAGAGAAGACTGGCTGCAGCTTCTTGCTGCTTCCCTTGTAGATTGCAG GAGATAAAAGTAATAACTCCGCCGGGAGACTACGTGGGTCGCGTGCAGCAGCAGTGCACGTGGATGGTGCCGTTCTACCTGGTGAGGGACGTCAATGAACAGGTGCTGTTCGTGGTGGAAGGACCTGCTGTGCTGCAGCGGAGCGCGTTGCTGCTGTCCGAGTTTAAG